GCAATTTCGACAAACAAAGGTTTAGAAGAAAAGCATTTGAAAAGACTGGTTCAGAAACTACGCTTGTCGGAGGCGCGTTGAAAGACAGGTTGATTATCAGGCACATAGAACCGAAAGCATTTCTTGCTTGGCAGCAAATCTACGAAAATTATCAAGTGTGGAAGAATAACGGTTTTGATTATGTGCCGATTGAGCCAATCCAATCATACAGACTTAATAAAAAAGGACTGGTTGATGTGTTTTCTGGCGTTTTGGATTTAAGCTTTACACGGTGGTCGAAAGTTTCAGGAGGAATGTTTATGCAAGAACTAAAGGAGCAAAAAAGGAAAATCATATCGGTTTTAGAGAGCCAAAACATACAGCATGGACATATACATGATAATAATTTTGTTCTTCGTTTTTTTAGAAACAAGGACGGTAATCCTGATTTGAATCAAGTTCCAAGACTATATGCTATTGATTTTGACAGGGCGGTTTCTATATAAGGTTAATTGTATAGATTTTCCGATTTATATTCTCGTTACTTCGATAAACTATTCCAAATTAAGGGAAGAATTTTGCCCGCGAGCAGAAATAAGTAGTTCCGCCACTCGTGTGTAGCACGGAGCCAAGCAAAAAAATTGCCTTTACATTTTTTGATTTTGTGCGCACCGATTTTTAATTCTTAAAGGAAAAGTCCATTTTTCTGCGAGGCACAGCCGCCGCAAAGTGACGGCTGGCGACGGGCAATTCGTCAGTTCAGGTTTCGTTTCTTGGATTTATGGATTAAATTTGGTAAAATGATAGAGAAAGTTTGAGAGGGTTTAGTTCGTGCAGCCAATTTGGACGATACAAACTCCATTTTTTAGCAAAAATCGGTTTTAGTTACCGAAAATAAGTTTGAAACGGAATACGCGGCTGCCAGGCTAGGACTCGAACCTAGATTAATGGAGTCAGAATCCATCGTCCTACCATTAGACGACCTGGCAATATTAAAGGTGATTACACCTTTAAATACTTTCTTGTTGTAATTAGGCTGGATAATGTTCCCAAGAGAATACCCACACCAAATTGTATCAAGATAATAATTGCAAAATTTTCTCTAAGATAGCTCATTAGATCTAACCCGGGAATAAAAATGCTTAGCTTATCTCCAAAGAATAATCCTGAGCCAAAAACAATTGCAAAAGAGAGAATTGTAGCAGAAAGACCAATAATTAATCCTTGAATAATAAATGATGATAATATAAATCTTCTTGAAACACCTACTAATCTCAATACTTCAATCTCCTCTTTCATCCCATAGGCTGCTAATTTAACAGTACTAATAACGATAAGCATTGCAATTAACCCCATTGTTATGGCTAGAACAACACCAATCTTAGTAATAATATCAATGATGGCAAAAATATTTTCAATAACTGCTCTCCGTCTAGCATAGTCTATTTCATCAAAAAATATTCTTGAAGGGCTATCTTCTAGAAAAGCTACAATATTATCATACCCCTCCAAAGTATCAGACTTAATAACTAAAGTTGGCCTAAGAAACGAATCACCAATTTCAGCCACACCAGCCATAATGACTGGATTATCCTTATATCTTTGAATAAAATCTTCTAAAGCCTGAGATTGAGAAATGTATCTGATTTCTGTAACATCATCGAGCCCATCAATTGCATCTTTTGTCTCTAAAACAGTAACTTCATCAACATTTTCTTTGAAGTAAAGGCTGATACTCATTTTATCCTGAACATCATTAATTATTACCTGCCCGAAATCTCTTACGGCAAAAATTGAAATAGTCAAAAGTATGGTCAGAGATATAACAAAAACTCCTACTATCGAAAGACTAGTATTGCGACGAAAATTGATCCATCCTGCCTTAATAGTTCTTTTTAATGAAACAAACATAATTTATTGATTATTTTTTATAGCCTAAATTTACCAGAAACTTCTTCTCTTATTATAGCGCCTTCGCTTAAACTAATAACTCTCTTATTAAGTTTATTTATGATTTCCTTATCATGGGTAGCAAAAATAATAGTTGTCCCCTTCTCATTTATTTTAAGCAATAAATTAACAATATCAATTGTATTATAGGGATCGATATTTCCGGTTGGCTCATCGGCTAAAATAATATCAGGATTACATATCAAAGCTCTTGCAACCGCAGCTCTTTGCTGTTCTCCTCCAGATAATTCATGAGGAAAATGATAAGCTCTATCTGAAAGATTAACTATTTCAAGAAGTTCTGGGATATTCTTTTTAATATCCTCGTCACTCATACCCAATCCCTCCATTACATATGAGA
This genomic window from Candidatus Nealsonbacteria bacterium contains:
- a CDS encoding permease-like cell division protein FtsX, whose product is MFVSLKRTIKAGWINFRRNTSLSIVGVFVISLTILLTISIFAVRDFGQVIINDVQDKMSISLYFKENVDEVTVLETKDAIDGLDDVTEIRYISQSQALEDFIQRYKDNPVIMAGVAEIGDSFLRPTLVIKSDTLEGYDNIVAFLEDSPSRIFFDEIDYARRRAVIENIFAIIDIITKIGVVLAITMGLIAMLIVISTVKLAAYGMKEEIEVLRLVGVSRRFILSSFIIQGLIIGLSATILSFAIVFGSGLFFGDKLSIFIPGLDLMSYLRENFAIIILIQFGVGILLGTLSSLITTRKYLKV
- a CDS encoding ATP-binding cassette domain-containing protein, producing MISFNNVTKKYPAHFAKKEAVVFNEISFKVDKGEFVFITGKSGSGKTTLFQLIIGKEKPNSGTILLDGKDISKLGPGNIHKLRRKIGVIFQDYKLLPKKNIYENISYVMEGLGMSDEDIKKNIPELLEIVNLSDRAYHFPHELSGGEQQRAAVARALICNPDIILADEPTGNIDPYNTIDIVNLLLKINEKGTTIIFATHDKEIINKLNKRVISLSEGAIIREEVSGKFRL